From Candidatus Omnitrophota bacterium:
GTGAGGGATAATGGTTGCTTTGATAACATCGTCGGTTGGATGAAGCATGTAGGCAATGACCGCGTGTCCGGCTTCATGATATGCGGTCCAAATTTTTTCTTTTTCTGTTAATGTGATATTTGATTTTAGACCAAAAGTGATTCTGTCATATGCTTCAGACAAATCTTTCATGGAAACTTTACGCAAACCATCCCGGATCGAGATGATGCTAGCTTCACGAATCATATTTTCAATATCGGATGGAGAAAACCATAAAGCTTTGCGTGCTAAGATTCCAGGATTAACTGTATCATCAGAGTCTACTTTTTTTAGATAGAATTTAAAAAGTTCTTCACGTTCTTTCAGGTTTGGACGCGTGACGTGGATTTTTCGGTCAAATCGTCCTGCGCGCATAATGGCTGAATCAAGTTCGTTTTCTGCAACGTTTGTCGCGGCAATAACGACAATATTATTTTCTTGTTGTCGTAAACCATCAAGTTCGGTTAAGAATTGGTTGATGGTCGCATTCATAGACATTGTTCCACCGAATCCTCTATCTGCTTGGCGAGGACGGGCAAAAGAATCAATCTCGTCAATAAAAATAATACATCCGCCTTCTAATTTAGCAAGAGCACGTGCCTGTTTAAAAAGCGATTTCATACGTGAGACGCCTTGTCCGACAAAAATTCCAACAAATTCACTTCCAACGGCTGGAATAAAGGGAAGGCCACATTCGGTGGCAATGGCTTTGGCCAGATATGTTTTTCCGCATCCAGGAGGCCCGAGCATCATGGTTCCTTTGACGATTTTTCCTCCAATAGCCGTGACCATGGAACGGTCCTTAAGAAGCTTTACGATTTCCCATGCTTCCTTTTTGGCGCCTTCCATTCCAATGACTTCGTCCCATTTGACATTGACTTTAGCTTTTTCAATCTTTGTATCAAAAAGCTTGCTAAAACCGCCTTGCATCATGTAGTATTGCATCCCCATCATGATGGGCATGGTAATCATGTATACGATGACAAACATTGGAAGCATGATAGCCATTTGGCCAGCGATTTGTCTTTGGCTAAAAGATTCAAGCTGATTAAAGCTGCTGGCCGCATAATAGATAAAAAATCCTGCAGCGATTACCGCGGTGGCCGTGAGAGCCATAACCAGAATTTTGACCCAATTAATTTTCATAAAAATAATAAATCTTTTCATCTTCATAAGAATAATTCCCCACTTAATAAGTGTTTGATTTGTGATAGATCTCTCTATGCACTTGAATAAAAGGATATCACATCATTTCTCTTAAGTCAATTGAAGAGCCCAACTTACAATATCTTTAAAAGGATCGATTTGATAGCTCTTGACTTCAAAATTGATTTATGATAATGTTCTTAGACATTTAATAGAAATCAAAGCTCAATAATACGAGCTAGTTAAATCATTTCTTTATTTTACGGAGGGCATCCAAACATGTCAAAAATTACAAAAGTTCAAGCACGTCAAATTTTAGATTCTAGAGGAAATCCAACTGTAGAGGTTGATGTTTATCTTGATACAGGCGTTATGGGTCGGGCAGCTGTTCCATCAGGGGCTTCTACCGGCGAGCATGAAGCTGTTGAGCTTCGCGATGGAGACAAGACTAAGTATATGGGAAAAGGTGTGACCAAAGCTGTTAACAATGTTAATACTGTGATGGCTGAAAAGATTATAGGTCTTGAGCCAAATTATGAAGCTATTGATCAGATTTTAATTGATTTAGACGGAACAGAAAATAAATCTAAGCTTGGCGCAAATGCGATTCTTGGTATTTCTTTGGCGGTTGCAAAGGCGGATGCCATTGACAAAAAAGTTCCTTTGTATAAATATCTTGGTGGAGATGATGCTAAGATTTTGCCTGTTCCTTTAATGAATATTCTAAATGGCGGTATGCATGCGGATAATAATTTGGATATTCAAGAGTTTATGATCGCTCCTTTAGGCGCGCAGACATTCAAGGAAGCTCTTCGTATGGCTACTGAGGTTTTCCATAATTTAAAGTCGATTTTAAAATCAAAAGGTCTTTCTACCTCTGTTGGTGACGAGGGTGGATTTGCCCCAAACCTATTAAGCAATGAAGATGCTTTAAAGTTGATTATCGAAGCGATCAAAAAAGCAGGGTATGAGCCAGACAAAGATATTTTTATTGCACTTGATTCTGCTTCGTCTTCTTTTTATAAAGATGGCGGGTATCAGTATAACGGCAAAAATATTTCAGCAGAAGAGCTGATCGATGTTTATAGCGATATGATTAAGCAGTATCCGGTTATCTCTATTGAAGACGGACTAGATGAAAATGATTGGGCAGGCTGGCAAGCTATGACATCAAAGCTTGGCGACAATATTCAGATTGTTGGCGATGATTTGTTTGTTACTAATGTTAAGCGCTTAGGTGAAGGAATCAAGAAGAGTGCTGCCAATTCCATTTTGATCAAAGTCAATCAGATCGGAAGCTTATCTGAAACGCTTAAGACGATCAAAATGGCTAAAGAAAATAAATATACATCGATTATTTCTCATCGATCTGGTGAAACAGAAGATGTTACGATTGCACATTTAGCTGTAGCAACAGGTGTTGGGCAAATCAAAACAGGATCATTGTCTCGAACAGATCGACTTTGCAAGTACAATGAACTTCTTCGTATTGAAGAGGAGCTTGGCGATAAAGCTGTTTATGCTGGCCCGTTGTGGGGAAAAATAGTATAGAAAAAGGACCAAAGGAATAAAGGACTAGAGTGGCAAAGGTTTTTATTTTTTTAATCTTTAATCCTGTAATCCTCTAACCCTTTAATCCTTTTTCAGAATTATGTTCAAAAACGCCATTTTATTATTTATTTTCGCTCTTTCGATACTTGTTATTTTTTTGCCATCTTACCAAAAGATGCAAGAGCTGAAAAATAGAAATTTGCAGTATCAAGGACAGATTGAAGATTTGGAAGAAAAAAAGGCTCGTTTGACCGAAGAGCTTAGACGCCTTAATGATGATCCAGAGTATTTAGAAAAAGTGGGTCGAGAAGAAATGGGTCTTATTCGTAAAGGCGAAACAGTTTATAGAGTTGTGCCAGAATAAAATTAGTATCTAGCATTCTGTATTTAGTGTATAGTATTTAAATGAAGTCAAAATTTATAGAGTGTAAATGATATAAATTTTATAACTGAATTCATCTCGTGCCTGAAGGATGTCGAGGTCGAATAAAATTGTTCTTTATAAAAATTTGGTGGATAAAGGAGAAGTGCGTTGGGCTAATTTTCGAATTTTCGAGAAAATTGTCTAAGCGTTTTCCTTAATATTCCATCGAGAAGAAACGCGGGGTAGAGCAGCCCGGTAGCTCGTCAGGCTCAATAATGGATACAAAGCTCAAATCAGACATTGCAGAATCTGCGGTTATTTTGAAGCTCCTCGAAAAAGGGTTTAATGTTCTAAAGCCTTTTGGTGATCGTCTTGCCTATGATCTTGCTATAGATCAAGAAGGACGATTAATTCGCATTCAAGTTAAAAGTGCATGGTATAGCAAAGATAAGAAAATGCATTTAGTGGATGCAAGGAGAACAAAAACAAACCGACGCAAAATGATTCGAAAGAAATATTCGAATCAAGATTTTGATTTTGCAATAATC
This genomic window contains:
- a CDS encoding septum formation initiator family protein; this encodes MFKNAILLFIFALSILVIFLPSYQKMQELKNRNLQYQGQIEDLEEKKARLTEELRRLNDDPEYLEKVGREEMGLIRKGETVYRVVPE
- a CDS encoding AAA family ATPase, giving the protein MKMKRFIIFMKINWVKILVMALTATAVIAAGFFIYYAASSFNQLESFSQRQIAGQMAIMLPMFVIVYMITMPIMMGMQYYMMQGGFSKLFDTKIEKAKVNVKWDEVIGMEGAKKEAWEIVKLLKDRSMVTAIGGKIVKGTMMLGPPGCGKTYLAKAIATECGLPFIPAVGSEFVGIFVGQGVSRMKSLFKQARALAKLEGGCIIFIDEIDSFARPRQADRGFGGTMSMNATINQFLTELDGLRQQENNIVVIAATNVAENELDSAIMRAGRFDRKIHVTRPNLKEREELFKFYLKKVDSDDTVNPGILARKALWFSPSDIENMIREASIISIRDGLRKVSMKDLSEAYDRITFGLKSNITLTEKEKIWTAYHEAGHAVIAYMLHPTDDVIKATIIPHKGALGFVSHRPSEELHSSNKDHLMANIKVSIASYVAEKLKFGTTSSGVGGGQGSDFDTAMRYAHYMVWQLGMGKTGLIGDFHSLVTPYSQSLISEKTKEVLDNDTQEILHSCLNEVTDLLKDKIDLLETFAQELLKKEELEYDEIEDIFKKFGITPLSRSQAQK
- the eno gene encoding phosphopyruvate hydratase — protein: MSKITKVQARQILDSRGNPTVEVDVYLDTGVMGRAAVPSGASTGEHEAVELRDGDKTKYMGKGVTKAVNNVNTVMAEKIIGLEPNYEAIDQILIDLDGTENKSKLGANAILGISLAVAKADAIDKKVPLYKYLGGDDAKILPVPLMNILNGGMHADNNLDIQEFMIAPLGAQTFKEALRMATEVFHNLKSILKSKGLSTSVGDEGGFAPNLLSNEDALKLIIEAIKKAGYEPDKDIFIALDSASSSFYKDGGYQYNGKNISAEELIDVYSDMIKQYPVISIEDGLDENDWAGWQAMTSKLGDNIQIVGDDLFVTNVKRLGEGIKKSAANSILIKVNQIGSLSETLKTIKMAKENKYTSIISHRSGETEDVTIAHLAVATGVGQIKTGSLSRTDRLCKYNELLRIEEELGDKAVYAGPLWGKIV
- a CDS encoding group I intron-associated PD-(D/E)XK endonuclease; translation: MDTKLKSDIAESAVILKLLEKGFNVLKPFGDRLAYDLAIDQEGRLIRIQVKSAWYSKDKKMHLVDARRTKTNRRKMIRKKYSNQDFDFAIIYLSDKQVFYIMPVEVFNNYASSISFVEEGKRQRPPKSAKFRERWDLLSFCGLLVQ